A genomic region of Arvicola amphibius chromosome 7, mArvAmp1.2, whole genome shotgun sequence contains the following coding sequences:
- the Adgrd2 gene encoding LOW QUALITY PROTEIN: adhesion G-protein coupled receptor D2 (The sequence of the model RefSeq protein was modified relative to this genomic sequence to represent the inferred CDS: inserted 1 base in 1 codon; deleted 3 bases in 2 codons; substituted 1 base at 1 genomic stop codon), which produces MLLYTFLPRGLSTEDSEACLFLWNCSVNCRNLSQQGSWATSGCSXVHLNSTTCFCNHSPSFAILLQVFEVQGGPEEASLLRTLSFVDCGMSLCALATTFLLFLVAGVPTSKXTTIHKNLILSLTSAEGFLMTSEWAKANMVACVAVTAAIIFSFWLPSPGCQWSKVVAVSMHPGPRMKMLQAGLRTPDPISCFFLHCFPTLPHTLTHPQPISTIHHPTAPQNCPIHSTQHH; this is translated from the exons ATGCTCCTGTACACATTCCTACCCCGAGGTCTTTCCACAGAAGATTCTGAAGCCTGTCTGTTCCTTTGGAACTGCAGTGTCAA ctgcaggaaccTCAGTCAACAGGGCTCCTGGGCCACCAGCGGCTGCT CGGTGCACCTGAATTCTACCACCTGCTTCTGCAAC CACAGCCCTAGTTTTGCCATCCTGCTGCAGGTGTTTGAAGTCCAG GGAGGTCCTGAAGAGGCATCGCTGCTGAGGACTCTGTCATTTGTGGACTGT GGCATGTCCCTGTGTGCTCTTGCCACCACCTTCCTACTCTTCCTGGTGGCTGG GGTCCCCACTTCTAAGTAGACCACAATTCACAAGAACCTCATTCTTTCCCTGACCTCTGCTGAGGGCTTCCTCATGACCAGTGAGTGGGCGAAGGCCAACATG GTGGCCTGTGTGGCTGTCACAGCTGCCATTATCTTCTCTTTCTGGCTGCCTTCTCCTGGCTGCCAATGGAGCAAGGTGGTAGCTGTGAGCATGCACCCAGGCCCCAGGATGAAGATGCTGCAGGCTGGGCTGAGGACCCCTGAtcccatttcttgtttttttctccattgctTTCCAACACTGCCCCACACCTTGACCCATCCCCAACCCATCAGTACCATTCACCATCCAACAGCACCTCAGAACTGCCCAATACATAGCACCCAGCACCACTGA